Proteins encoded in a region of the Paenibacillus sp. W2I17 genome:
- a CDS encoding bifunctional homocysteine S-methyltransferase/methylenetetrahydrofolate reductase: MKADLRKVMQERVLVGDGAMGTFLYQMGFPVGISYEELNLISPEVVADVHRRYRDAGTEIFETNTYSANYDKLSKFGLESKVEEVNRAGVRIAKEVAGDTGYVLGAVGSIRGGKRTNVSTSELKRFYQQQISALLDEGVDGILLETFYDIEEMDIALLQARKLSDLPVIGQFAVEDVGHTLDGYTMPEAFRIMREQGADVIGFNCRSGPNGIMRAMETVSGRIGIPMSVYPNAGAADYVDGQFRYGATPEYFGQTAVQFAELGARIIGGCCGTTPDHITAMKEALADYIPSPILEPDPSESKPRIVLHEHVDERSGRGGQPTIVDLVKQRHTVIVELDPPRDLDIAKFMKGAETLKAAGADALTLADNSLAVTRMSNMALGHLVQDRTGLRPLVHIACRDRNLIGTQSHMMGFDALGINHVLAVTGDPARFGDLPGSSSVYDLTSFEIIRMIKQLNDGVAFSGKPLKQKAGFVIGAAFNPNVKYLEKAVQRLEKKIASGADYIMTQPIYDPELIVAMHEATKHLDVPIFVGVMPLASGRNAEYLHNEVPGIQLSDEVRSRMAGLEGEEGRAMGVKIAKELLDVATAHFKGIYLMTPFMFYGMTAELTQYVWEKSEHQCPTCFNPNNQLQ, encoded by the coding sequence ATGAAGGCGGATTTGCGCAAAGTTATGCAGGAACGGGTTCTCGTTGGAGATGGGGCCATGGGAACATTTCTGTACCAAATGGGGTTCCCAGTGGGGATTTCATATGAAGAATTGAACTTGATTTCACCTGAAGTAGTGGCGGATGTACATCGCCGTTATCGGGATGCAGGTACAGAAATATTTGAAACAAATACGTATTCTGCCAATTACGACAAGTTGTCCAAGTTCGGTCTGGAGTCCAAGGTGGAGGAAGTGAACCGTGCCGGCGTACGCATTGCCAAAGAGGTAGCTGGGGATACCGGTTATGTGCTTGGTGCAGTTGGTTCCATTCGAGGTGGCAAGCGGACGAACGTGTCAACGAGTGAACTGAAGCGCTTTTATCAACAACAGATCTCTGCACTGCTAGATGAAGGCGTGGATGGCATTTTGCTTGAGACCTTTTATGATATCGAGGAAATGGATATTGCCCTTTTGCAAGCGCGCAAGCTGAGTGATTTGCCTGTAATTGGACAGTTCGCTGTAGAGGATGTAGGACATACACTGGACGGATATACGATGCCTGAAGCCTTCCGGATTATGCGTGAGCAGGGCGCGGACGTCATTGGTTTTAACTGTCGCTCAGGTCCAAACGGGATTATGCGTGCCATGGAAACCGTCTCCGGACGTATTGGTATTCCAATGTCTGTTTATCCAAATGCGGGTGCAGCAGATTATGTAGATGGTCAGTTCCGTTATGGTGCGACTCCGGAGTACTTTGGTCAGACGGCAGTGCAATTTGCCGAACTGGGTGCTCGTATTATCGGCGGTTGCTGTGGTACGACACCTGATCATATTACCGCCATGAAAGAGGCGCTTGCTGACTATATACCTTCGCCTATTTTGGAGCCTGATCCGTCAGAATCCAAACCGCGTATTGTGTTGCATGAACATGTGGATGAGCGTTCCGGACGTGGAGGACAGCCTACAATCGTTGATCTGGTCAAGCAACGTCACACGGTCATTGTTGAACTTGACCCGCCGCGTGACTTGGACATTGCCAAGTTCATGAAAGGTGCCGAGACATTAAAAGCAGCAGGAGCCGATGCCCTGACACTAGCCGATAATTCACTCGCGGTTACACGGATGAGCAACATGGCGCTGGGTCACCTCGTTCAGGATCGCACGGGCCTTCGTCCACTTGTGCACATTGCCTGCCGTGACCGGAATCTGATTGGAACACAGTCCCACATGATGGGTTTTGATGCTCTGGGCATTAATCATGTATTGGCTGTAACAGGAGATCCTGCAAGATTTGGTGATCTGCCGGGTTCAAGCTCGGTATACGATCTGACTTCTTTCGAAATCATACGCATGATCAAACAGTTGAACGATGGAGTGGCTTTCTCAGGTAAACCGCTGAAGCAAAAAGCTGGTTTTGTCATCGGAGCAGCATTTAATCCCAATGTGAAATATTTGGAGAAAGCTGTACAACGTCTGGAGAAGAAAATTGCCTCTGGTGCAGATTACATCATGACACAACCGATCTATGATCCTGAGTTGATTGTAGCAATGCATGAAGCCACCAAACATCTGGATGTGCCCATTTTTGTAGGTGTAATGCCGCTGGCGAGTGGACGGAATGCAGAGTATCTGCACAACGAGGTTCCCGGAATTCAGCTTTCGGATGAAGTGCGTTCCCGTATGGCAGGTCTGGAAGGCGAAGAAGGCCGTGCAATGGGGGTAAAAATTGCCAAAGAATTGCTGGACGTAGCAACAGCGCATTTCAAAGGCATCTATCTTATGACACCGTTTATGTTCTATGGCATGACGGCCGAACTGACTCAATACGTATGGGAGAAGTCGGAGCATCAATGTCCTACTTGTTTCAACCCTAATAATCAATTACAATAG
- a CDS encoding YicC/YloC family endoribonuclease produces the protein MSFSMTGYGQSAFHFGGYKVQLEIKSVNHRYCEVMMRLPREWTYYEDGLRKIVQSRLKRGRIDVYVMKEKEEDQALPAVLNEQTVRAYLQAAEQLETQYGMQGKPSIVDMLGLPDVMVHSDGTSSIPEEQKDEWERVLQEGLKEALSSLEQMRAREGLHLASDLERRITRLESLHTEMLDLAPTVVSDYRNKLRQRLTEMQEEGSFPFDEHKLGMEIAMFADRSNIEEELTRLQSHFGQSRELLKSDEPVGRKLDFLIQEMNREVNTIGSKANHLALVNRVVEMKAELEKIREQAANIE, from the coding sequence ATGTCATTCAGTATGACCGGATACGGTCAATCCGCCTTTCATTTTGGCGGCTATAAGGTACAATTAGAGATCAAATCTGTTAATCATCGTTATTGCGAAGTGATGATGCGTCTGCCAAGAGAGTGGACGTATTATGAAGACGGTTTGAGGAAAATCGTACAGAGTCGTTTGAAACGTGGGCGGATTGATGTTTATGTAATGAAAGAAAAAGAGGAAGACCAGGCTCTTCCCGCTGTTCTGAATGAACAGACGGTCAGGGCCTATCTGCAGGCTGCAGAGCAACTGGAGACCCAATATGGAATGCAGGGCAAACCAAGTATTGTGGATATGCTTGGTCTGCCGGACGTCATGGTTCATTCGGATGGGACAAGTTCCATTCCCGAAGAGCAGAAGGACGAATGGGAGCGAGTTCTGCAGGAAGGATTGAAAGAGGCTCTGTCCAGCCTTGAACAGATGCGCGCTCGCGAGGGTCTTCATCTGGCCAGTGATCTGGAACGGCGGATTACCCGTCTGGAGTCACTGCATACCGAGATGCTTGATCTTGCACCGACTGTGGTAAGTGATTATCGCAACAAGCTAAGACAAAGGCTTACGGAAATGCAGGAAGAAGGCTCTTTCCCTTTTGATGAGCATAAATTGGGTATGGAAATTGCAATGTTTGCCGATCGTTCTAACATAGAAGAGGAGCTTACGCGTCTACAGAGTCACTTTGGACAGAGCAGGGAACTGCTGAAGAGTGATGAGCCCGTAGGTCGTAAGTTGGACTTTCTAATTCAAGAGATGAATCGGGAAGTCAATACGATTGGATCAAAAGCCAACCATTTGGCTCTGGTGAATCGTGTTGTCGAGATGAAGGCGGAGCTGGAGAAGATTCGTGAGCAAGCTGCGAATATCGAATGA
- the remA gene encoding extracellular matrix/biofilm regulator RemA: MAIKLINIGFGNIVSANRIISIVSPESAPIKRIIQEARDRHMLIDATYGRRTRAVIITDSDHVILSAVQPETVAHRLSSKDDDNDE, translated from the coding sequence ATGGCAATCAAACTCATTAACATTGGATTCGGTAACATCGTATCGGCGAACCGGATTATATCCATCGTGAGTCCGGAATCGGCGCCGATCAAGAGAATTATACAAGAGGCAAGAGATCGTCACATGCTGATTGATGCAACGTACGGAAGACGTACTCGTGCCGTAATTATTACGGATAGCGATCATGTCATTTTGTCTGCAGTTCAGCCTGAGACGGTCGCCCATCGTCTTTCTTCGAAAGATGATGATAACGACGAATAA
- the gmk gene encoding guanylate kinase, protein MSKGLLVVLSGPSGVGKGTVCSALRKRVPELIYSVSATTRQPRLGEEHGVNYFFRSHEEFQNMIAEDQLLEHAEYVGNYYGTPRDFVEKTINEGRDIILEIEVQGALKVKEKFPEGIFVFLLPPSLDELKDRIQGRGTESQATIDHRMSVAVDEISLLEQYDYAVVNDEIDLACKRIESIIIAEHCKINK, encoded by the coding sequence ATGTCTAAGGGATTACTGGTAGTGTTGTCCGGCCCATCTGGGGTCGGGAAGGGTACTGTATGCAGCGCTTTGCGCAAACGGGTGCCGGAATTGATCTATTCCGTATCGGCAACAACCCGTCAGCCTCGTCTTGGTGAAGAACATGGTGTGAACTATTTCTTCAGAAGTCATGAAGAGTTCCAGAACATGATTGCTGAAGATCAATTGTTGGAACATGCGGAGTATGTTGGTAATTATTACGGAACACCGCGTGATTTTGTGGAGAAAACGATTAACGAAGGCCGCGACATCATTCTGGAGATTGAGGTTCAAGGCGCGTTAAAAGTGAAAGAGAAATTCCCGGAAGGGATCTTTGTTTTCCTGCTTCCTCCTTCATTGGACGAGCTGAAAGATCGCATTCAGGGCCGTGGTACCGAAAGCCAAGCGACCATTGATCACCGGATGTCTGTGGCGGTTGATGAGATCAGTCTGCTGGAGCAGTATGATTACGCTGTTGTTAATGATGAAATTGATTTGGCGTGCAAGAGAATAGAAAGCATCATAATCGCCGAACATTGTAAGATCAATAAATAA
- the rpoZ gene encoding DNA-directed RNA polymerase subunit omega has translation MLYPSIDEMMNKVDSKYSLVVAASRRARQLREGEKSDLRGARSHKQVGVALEEIYGDLLVVIKGQDEEEE, from the coding sequence ATGCTGTATCCTTCTATTGATGAAATGATGAACAAAGTCGACAGCAAGTATTCCCTTGTTGTTGCTGCTTCCCGCCGGGCTAGACAGCTACGTGAAGGTGAAAAATCGGATTTAAGAGGTGCGAGATCCCATAAACAAGTTGGCGTTGCACTGGAAGAAATCTATGGAGACCTGCTCGTTGTCATCAAAGGACAGGACGAAGAAGAAGAGTAA
- the coaBC gene encoding bifunctional phosphopantothenoylcysteine decarboxylase/phosphopantothenate--cysteine ligase CoaBC has translation MLNGKKIVLGVTGGIAAYKAATLCSRLVQKGADVHVIMTASATQFITELTLQTLTRNTVYTDTFDEREPAVVSHIHLADLADLVLVAPATANVIAKMAHGMADDMLSTTLLATTAPVMIAPAMNVHMYDHPAVKHNMNLLVERGAMMIEPGEGLLACGYVGKGRLEEPESIVDVVERFFEQRESADISRQGQASLLQGKKVVVTAGGTIERIDPVRYITNDSSGKMGFAIAAAARDLGANVKLVMGNTQAKPPENVELIPVQSAQDMYEAVTREWDDADIVVKAAAVADYRPKEVYTEKIKKKGDTLSLELVKNIDILETLGKQKTHQFLIGFAAETQSVEMYAREKLERKNCDLIVANDVTHTGAGFGTDTNAVHIYDREGLVEELPVMAKDDVAHRLLRIAAERIAGRN, from the coding sequence ATGTTGAACGGTAAAAAAATCGTGCTTGGTGTGACTGGCGGCATAGCCGCTTACAAAGCGGCAACATTATGCAGCAGACTGGTGCAAAAGGGAGCGGATGTTCATGTGATCATGACAGCTTCCGCTACACAGTTTATTACCGAATTGACGCTGCAAACGTTGACCCGAAACACCGTATATACCGATACATTTGATGAGCGTGAACCAGCAGTCGTATCTCATATTCATCTGGCCGATCTGGCTGATCTTGTTCTGGTTGCTCCGGCTACAGCCAATGTAATTGCCAAGATGGCGCATGGCATGGCAGACGATATGCTCTCAACAACTCTTCTTGCCACGACAGCCCCTGTCATGATTGCTCCAGCGATGAATGTACATATGTATGATCATCCAGCTGTAAAGCATAATATGAACCTGCTTGTTGAACGAGGCGCCATGATGATTGAACCGGGTGAAGGTCTGCTTGCGTGTGGATATGTGGGCAAGGGACGTCTGGAAGAACCGGAGAGCATTGTGGATGTGGTGGAACGTTTCTTTGAACAGCGGGAGTCTGCAGACATTAGCCGGCAGGGACAAGCTTCATTGTTACAAGGCAAGAAGGTTGTTGTTACGGCTGGAGGTACGATTGAGCGCATTGACCCAGTACGATACATTACGAACGATTCATCTGGCAAAATGGGATTTGCGATCGCCGCTGCTGCGCGTGATCTAGGGGCCAATGTTAAATTGGTTATGGGCAATACCCAAGCCAAGCCACCGGAGAACGTTGAGTTGATCCCTGTACAGTCTGCACAGGATATGTATGAAGCAGTAACACGCGAGTGGGACGATGCTGATATCGTGGTTAAGGCGGCAGCTGTTGCCGATTATCGTCCAAAGGAAGTTTACACCGAGAAGATCAAGAAGAAAGGCGACACGTTGTCGCTCGAACTTGTTAAAAATATAGATATTCTTGAAACGCTGGGCAAACAGAAGACCCATCAGTTTTTGATTGGTTTTGCTGCAGAGACTCAGTCGGTTGAGATGTATGCACGTGAGAAATTGGAACGGAAAAACTGTGATCTGATCGTAGCCAATGATGTAACCCATACGGGTGCAGGATTTGGAACAGACACCAACGCGGTACATATCTATGACCGGGAAGGTTTGGTGGAGGAGCTTCCAGTGATGGCCAAGGACGATGTGGCTCATCGGTTGCTCCGGATTGCGGCGGAGCGCATTGCCGGGAGGAATTAG
- the priA gene encoding primosomal protein N': MEIAKVIVDVPVKETDRPFDYLVPESMREWIEIGSRVGVPFGHRTVQGFVIDLVPRTGEESFKLKQIQELLDIVPPLSKDLVELAEWMSGRYASNRILSLQVMVPTALKGKAERYISLGDALDGQMAGAQPDDEVLFVWGEESTTEKVQQDIIRFVKSRGQVPLQQLSRKYPNHAALIKKLLLGGVLLESQAIKDKLNKKTMKSVDLAVDIAAAQEALASFPAKAQRQKEILAFLLEMKELLPMPMKEVLSTLQVSAATIKGLEEKGLIVTEDVEVFRDPYQGRKFKATEPLVLTDEQKLVYDNINGRLQEQRHGVFLLHGVTGSGKTEVYLQTIQQCIEQDRQAIVLVPEIALTPQMVERFKGRFGDQVAVMHSRLSGGERYDEWRKIREGQVKVAIGARSAVFAPFSRLGLIIMDEEHETSYKQEETPKYHARDVAVKRAQQHQAVVVLGSATPSLESYYAARSQSNEDFAPLLLEMPTRALGNKLPEVRIVDMREELKDGNRSMFSRALHKGLEERLERGEQTVLLLNRRGYSTFVMCRSCGYVAGCPECDISLTYHQRSNNLRCHYCGYAEAAPEVCPDCGSEHIRYFGTGTQRVEEELAKLFPGIRVIRMDVDTTTEKGAHEKLLKQFREKKADVLLGTQMVAKGLDFPDVTLVGVITADSALNLPDFRAAEKTFQLLTQVAGRAGRHQLPGEVFVQSYTPEHYSIGHASQHDYVSFVREELLHRRNLQYPPYCRLILVTFSHEQLPVLIRLAENYTRILKEKANAAGWLGSLDRFSNDAFDVLGPVASPIPRIKNRYRFQCMIKWRGDVDAIGLALATARRMDDDVQAQKLLISLDVDPQMLM; encoded by the coding sequence ATGGAGATTGCCAAGGTCATAGTCGATGTTCCCGTGAAGGAAACAGACCGGCCGTTTGATTACCTGGTACCTGAATCGATGAGGGAATGGATCGAGATTGGCAGCCGGGTGGGTGTACCTTTTGGTCATCGGACGGTGCAGGGATTCGTGATTGATCTTGTGCCGCGTACCGGAGAGGAATCATTCAAGCTTAAGCAGATTCAGGAGTTGCTGGACATTGTTCCCCCGTTGTCAAAGGATTTGGTTGAGTTGGCCGAATGGATGAGTGGACGTTACGCCAGTAACCGGATTTTGTCATTGCAGGTCATGGTGCCGACGGCATTGAAAGGGAAAGCAGAGCGATACATCTCGCTGGGAGATGCACTTGATGGACAGATGGCGGGTGCACAACCGGATGATGAGGTGTTATTTGTTTGGGGAGAAGAGTCTACGACCGAGAAAGTACAGCAGGATATCATCCGTTTTGTCAAAAGTCGGGGTCAGGTACCGCTGCAACAACTGAGTCGAAAATATCCCAATCATGCTGCACTAATTAAGAAATTATTGCTTGGTGGCGTGCTGCTGGAAAGTCAGGCCATCAAGGACAAGTTGAATAAAAAAACGATGAAGTCCGTTGATCTGGCTGTAGATATTGCTGCTGCTCAGGAAGCACTTGCTTCATTCCCGGCGAAAGCACAGCGTCAGAAGGAGATTCTGGCTTTTTTGCTGGAAATGAAAGAACTGCTACCCATGCCGATGAAAGAAGTGTTATCTACACTACAGGTATCGGCCGCAACGATTAAAGGGCTTGAGGAAAAGGGATTGATTGTCACTGAGGACGTTGAGGTCTTTCGTGACCCTTATCAAGGCAGGAAGTTCAAAGCGACTGAACCGTTGGTTCTGACCGATGAGCAAAAACTTGTATACGACAATATCAATGGCCGATTGCAGGAACAACGCCATGGGGTATTTTTGCTTCATGGTGTTACGGGAAGTGGAAAGACGGAAGTCTATCTTCAAACCATTCAACAATGCATCGAACAGGATCGGCAGGCTATCGTACTGGTGCCCGAGATTGCACTCACACCACAGATGGTAGAACGTTTTAAAGGGCGATTTGGGGACCAAGTTGCTGTTATGCACAGTCGTCTGTCTGGCGGTGAACGTTATGATGAATGGCGCAAGATTCGTGAGGGTCAGGTGAAGGTTGCGATTGGGGCGCGCTCAGCCGTATTTGCTCCATTCAGTCGGCTTGGGCTGATCATTATGGATGAAGAACACGAGACTTCCTACAAACAGGAGGAAACTCCGAAATATCATGCTCGTGATGTAGCGGTAAAAAGAGCACAGCAGCATCAGGCCGTGGTTGTTCTGGGTTCAGCGACACCTTCGCTGGAAAGTTATTATGCGGCACGCTCGCAGAGTAATGAGGATTTTGCACCACTCTTGCTGGAGATGCCAACACGAGCACTGGGTAACAAACTGCCTGAAGTGCGGATCGTAGATATGCGTGAAGAGTTGAAGGATGGTAACCGCTCCATGTTCAGCAGGGCTTTGCACAAAGGGTTGGAGGAGCGCTTGGAACGTGGTGAACAGACGGTGCTTCTGTTGAATCGCCGTGGATATTCGACCTTTGTCATGTGCCGAAGTTGTGGATATGTGGCAGGTTGTCCCGAATGTGATATTTCATTGACGTACCATCAGCGCTCGAATAATCTCCGTTGTCATTACTGCGGGTATGCGGAAGCGGCTCCGGAAGTGTGTCCGGACTGTGGAAGTGAGCATATTCGATACTTTGGTACAGGTACACAGCGAGTCGAGGAAGAGCTTGCCAAGCTCTTTCCGGGTATTCGGGTCATTCGGATGGATGTGGATACAACAACGGAAAAAGGGGCGCACGAGAAGCTGTTGAAACAGTTTCGTGAGAAAAAGGCGGATGTATTGCTAGGAACCCAGATGGTTGCGAAGGGACTTGATTTCCCGGATGTAACCCTGGTTGGCGTGATAACAGCGGATTCAGCGTTGAATTTACCTGATTTCCGTGCTGCGGAAAAAACGTTTCAGTTGCTAACACAGGTAGCTGGCCGAGCTGGTCGGCACCAATTGCCTGGTGAGGTGTTTGTTCAGTCCTATACGCCGGAACACTACTCCATTGGCCATGCGAGTCAGCATGACTACGTGTCGTTTGTACGTGAGGAATTGCTGCACCGTCGCAATTTGCAATATCCGCCATACTGTCGCCTGATTCTGGTGACCTTTTCGCATGAGCAACTTCCGGTATTGATTCGTCTTGCCGAGAACTATACGCGAATACTGAAAGAGAAGGCTAATGCGGCTGGATGGCTCGGCAGTCTGGATCGATTCAGCAATGATGCCTTTGATGTACTGGGGCCGGTAGCGTCTCCGATTCCTCGGATCAAGAATAGATACAGATTCCAATGTATGATAAAATGGCGGGGGGATGTAGACGCCATAGGACTCGCTCTGGCTACGGCCCGGCGCATGGACGATGATGTTCAGGCGCAAAAATTGCTTATTAGTCTGGATGTAGACCCGCAAATGTTAATGTAA
- the def gene encoding peptide deformylase has product MSIRIIVQEPDEVLHKRAKEVTKITPNVQKLLDDMADTMYDAEGVGLAAPQVGILKRLIVIDAGDEQGLIKMINPEIIASEGEQFGPEGCLSIPGINGDVRRFETVTVKGLDREGKELIITGSGLLSRAFQHEIDHLDGVLFTDVAEKVYEIAADQTGPRRN; this is encoded by the coding sequence ATGTCGATTCGCATTATCGTGCAAGAACCAGATGAGGTGCTCCACAAGAGAGCCAAAGAAGTAACCAAAATTACACCAAATGTACAAAAATTGCTGGATGATATGGCTGATACCATGTACGATGCAGAAGGTGTGGGGCTTGCTGCGCCGCAGGTTGGTATTTTGAAACGTCTGATTGTTATCGACGCCGGTGATGAGCAAGGGCTGATCAAGATGATTAACCCGGAGATCATTGCAAGTGAGGGAGAACAATTTGGACCGGAAGGTTGTCTGAGTATCCCTGGAATTAATGGTGATGTTCGCCGTTTCGAGACCGTTACGGTTAAAGGTCTGGATCGTGAAGGCAAAGAGCTGATTATTACGGGTAGTGGCTTGCTGTCCCGTGCATTCCAGCATGAGATTGATCATCTGGATGGCGTACTATTTACGGATGTCGCCGAGAAAGTGTACGAAATTGCAGCCGATCAAACGGGACCGCGTCGTAATTAA
- the fmt gene encoding methionyl-tRNA formyltransferase, producing the protein MNIVFMGTPEFAVPSLDMLMAEGYNVVGVVTQPDKPQGRKKVLTPTPVKAAAERHGLPVFQPVKLRDPEAVARLAEWKPDLIVTAAFGQILPKAVLDMPVRGCVNVHGSLLPKYRGGAPIQRSIINGESVTGVTLMYMAEGLDTGDMISRVELPITDEDTSGSMFDKLSEAGSKLLQAEMPRLIAGETTAVPQDDAEASYARNLTRDDEKMDWSRTSRELFNQIRGLVPFSGAFTMWDDQVFKVWATANPDQMDLATSSDARQAEPGTVLQLNKAGIEVRTGDGSLWLTEVQPAGKKVMQAADFARGGTLKPGTVLR; encoded by the coding sequence TTGAATATTGTTTTTATGGGAACACCTGAATTTGCAGTTCCTTCTCTCGATATGCTGATGGCAGAGGGATACAATGTGGTGGGTGTGGTGACTCAGCCTGATAAACCACAGGGACGCAAAAAAGTACTTACGCCAACACCGGTTAAGGCCGCGGCAGAACGCCACGGTCTGCCGGTGTTTCAACCTGTTAAATTGCGTGATCCGGAAGCCGTAGCCCGCTTGGCTGAATGGAAGCCGGATCTGATCGTGACCGCGGCCTTTGGACAGATTCTGCCCAAAGCCGTGCTGGATATGCCAGTTCGCGGTTGTGTGAACGTGCACGGCTCTCTTTTGCCGAAATATCGCGGAGGAGCCCCGATCCAACGTTCCATTATTAATGGGGAATCCGTGACAGGAGTCACATTGATGTATATGGCTGAAGGCCTGGATACCGGAGATATGATCTCTCGTGTGGAACTGCCAATTACGGATGAAGATACATCAGGATCGATGTTTGATAAATTAAGTGAGGCTGGTTCCAAACTGCTTCAGGCAGAAATGCCACGATTGATTGCAGGCGAGACAACGGCGGTCCCTCAAGATGATGCCGAAGCTTCGTATGCTCGCAATCTGACTCGGGATGACGAGAAAATGGACTGGAGTCGTACTTCACGCGAACTGTTCAATCAGATTCGTGGTCTTGTGCCGTTCTCTGGTGCATTTACGATGTGGGATGATCAGGTCTTCAAAGTCTGGGCAACGGCTAATCCCGATCAGATGGATCTGGCAACTTCTTCGGATGCTAGACAAGCAGAGCCGGGAACCGTGCTGCAATTGAACAAGGCAGGGATTGAAGTTCGCACTGGGGATGGGTCTCTGTGGTTGACTGAAGTGCAGCCTGCAGGCAAAAAGGTGATGCAGGCCGCTGACTTTGCTCGCGGTGGTACACTGAAACCTGGAACGGTGCTGCGATGA
- the rsmB gene encoding 16S rRNA (cytosine(967)-C(5))-methyltransferase RsmB codes for MSGNIPGRSSGKGQKAAGNSSGREGNRRPNSGKSGGASRSQKPKTSARALAVKVLSAVEQDGAYSNLELNRRLKEADLSPADAGLATELVYGTIARLNTLDYFLERYVAKGVSKLQPWVRSLLRISVYQMIYLDRIPEHAVVSEAVNLAKKLGHQGISGMVNGVLRNMIRNRDELRIPEHLPVAERISLEHSHPLWMVKRWIAQYGEETTEAICRANNEPPAVSVRVNITMTTREKLMHDMASTGAVVEASRLSSDGILVRSGGNMALTSWYRDGLFSVQDESSMLVAEAVAPEEDQLVLDCCAAPGGKTAHMAEKMQDRGRIVANDVHAHKRQLILDQAERLGLSCIDAVTGDALDLNERYPEASFDRILLDAPCSGLGVIRRKPDVKWTKTVEDIEDISNLQRELLDRVAPLLKPGGILVYSTCTIEPAENEDMVADFLNRHPEYSPAEASVWSESETVNLKAVNGGIQILPQYAHSDGFFIARLTKTAE; via the coding sequence ATGAGTGGTAACATACCAGGTCGTTCGTCAGGAAAAGGCCAGAAAGCTGCTGGAAATTCATCCGGACGTGAAGGAAACCGTCGTCCGAATTCGGGTAAATCGGGTGGTGCATCTCGCTCCCAGAAACCCAAAACATCTGCTCGTGCATTGGCAGTCAAGGTTCTGAGTGCTGTGGAGCAAGATGGAGCATACAGTAATCTGGAGTTGAACCGTCGTCTGAAAGAGGCGGATCTAAGCCCCGCAGATGCTGGACTAGCTACCGAACTGGTGTATGGAACAATTGCCAGATTGAATACACTTGATTATTTTCTGGAACGTTACGTCGCCAAAGGAGTATCCAAACTGCAACCATGGGTTCGTAGCCTGCTGCGAATCAGCGTATATCAGATGATATACCTGGATCGTATTCCGGAGCATGCCGTGGTGAGCGAAGCGGTTAATCTGGCGAAGAAACTGGGCCATCAGGGGATCTCGGGCATGGTGAATGGTGTACTTCGCAACATGATCCGTAATCGGGATGAGCTTCGTATTCCAGAACATCTTCCTGTTGCCGAACGTATTTCACTGGAGCATTCCCACCCGTTATGGATGGTTAAACGCTGGATTGCCCAGTACGGCGAAGAGACGACGGAAGCGATCTGTCGTGCGAATAATGAGCCGCCAGCGGTGAGTGTTCGGGTCAACATAACAATGACCACACGGGAGAAACTGATGCATGATATGGCCAGCACAGGTGCAGTCGTTGAAGCTTCTCGCCTGAGTTCCGATGGTATTCTTGTACGTAGTGGCGGAAATATGGCTCTAACGTCCTGGTATCGGGATGGCCTGTTCTCTGTACAAGACGAAAGTTCCATGCTCGTCGCTGAAGCGGTTGCGCCGGAAGAAGACCAGCTTGTATTGGATTGCTGCGCAGCTCCAGGTGGTAAAACAGCTCACATGGCTGAGAAAATGCAGGATCGCGGTCGTATTGTCGCGAATGATGTACATGCTCACAAGCGCCAGCTGATCCTGGATCAGGCGGAGCGTCTCGGTCTGAGCTGTATCGATGCTGTAACTGGAGATGCGCTAGATCTAAACGAGCGGTATCCGGAAGCGTCGTTTGACCGCATTTTGCTGGATGCACCATGTTCAGGTCTCGGTGTTATTCGCCGCAAGCCAGATGTGAAATGGACCAAAACCGTAGAAGATATCGAAGATATCTCCAACCTGCAGCGTGAACTGCTTGATCGAGTTGCGCCGTTGTTAAAACCAGGCGGTATTCTGGTTTATAGCACGTGTACGATTGAGCCTGCTGAGAATGAGGATATGGTTGCAGACTTTTTGAATCGACATCCGGAATATAGTCCAGCAGAAGCATCTGTCTGGTCCGAATCGGAGACAGTGAATTTGAAGGCCGTGAACGGTGGTATTCAGATTTTGCCACAATACGCTCACAGCGACGGATTTTTCATCGCACGGTTGACAAAAACAGCGGAATAA